One segment of Polyangiaceae bacterium DNA contains the following:
- a CDS encoding S1 family peptidase — protein sequence MSQRRSLRPSLLPAAVAVAATLSSACSGLKPFRVHAKSDPPTSPASLSQEHLRMAPMIPFALAREDDYVVRVVAGKVTCSGTLIAEDQVLTAHHCVSERDNYGEFMNRDVEPRSIQVELGGDDLPWGEVGVKAIVAPPCGHAAGVGDIAVLVLERKLIGVTTAEPRLTDPPTAGERIEPVGFGRCAMSSDAIRRKQRTGGAIKDILDSRFRLTASICPGDSGGPAMSSNPGEVVGVISRAAMDGSEHTAGRAEFTRLDRWRPVFAAAKLISDGASPAEVPPVACP from the coding sequence ATGAGTCAGCGACGCTCGCTGCGACCGTCTCTGTTGCCGGCCGCGGTCGCCGTCGCGGCTACCCTTTCGTCCGCTTGCTCCGGACTGAAGCCCTTTCGAGTCCACGCCAAGAGCGATCCGCCAACGTCCCCCGCGTCGCTATCGCAAGAGCACCTGCGCATGGCGCCGATGATCCCCTTCGCGCTAGCGCGCGAAGACGACTACGTGGTGCGCGTGGTGGCAGGCAAGGTGACGTGTTCGGGAACGCTGATCGCCGAGGATCAGGTGCTGACCGCGCATCACTGCGTGAGTGAGCGCGACAACTACGGCGAGTTCATGAATCGCGACGTGGAACCGCGATCGATTCAGGTCGAACTCGGCGGCGACGACTTGCCCTGGGGCGAAGTCGGCGTGAAAGCCATCGTGGCGCCGCCCTGTGGACACGCCGCAGGCGTGGGCGACATCGCCGTACTCGTGTTGGAGCGCAAACTCATCGGCGTCACCACCGCCGAGCCGCGCCTCACGGATCCACCCACCGCCGGCGAACGCATCGAACCCGTGGGCTTCGGCCGCTGCGCCATGAGCAGCGACGCCATTCGCCGCAAGCAACGCACCGGCGGCGCCATCAAAGACATCCTGGACAGCCGCTTCCGCCTCACCGCATCGATCTGCCCCGGCGACTCCGGCGGCCCCGCCATGAGCAGCAACCCCGGCGAAGTCGTCGGCGTCATCTCCCGCGCCGCCATGGACGGCAGCGAACACACCGCCGGCCGCGCCGAATTCACCCGCCTCGACCGCTGGCGCCCCGTCTTCGCCGCCGCCAAACTAATCTCCGACGGCGCCAGCCCCGCCGAGGTACCGCCGGTGGCGTGTCCGTAG